From a region of the Triticum aestivum cultivar Chinese Spring chromosome 7D, IWGSC CS RefSeq v2.1, whole genome shotgun sequence genome:
- the LOC123166839 gene encoding biotin synthase, mitochondrial, with translation MMLLLARSLRSRVRPPLASAVSAAPFSSVSAAAAEAERAVRDGPRNDWTRPEIQAIYDSPLLDLLFHGAQVHRNVHKFREVQQCTLLSIKTGGCSEDCSYCPQSSRYSTGLKAEKLMKKDAVLEAAKKAKEAGSTRFCMGAAWRETIGRKTNFNQILEYVKDIRGMGMEVCCTLGMLEKQQAEELKKAGLTAYNHNLDTSREYYPNIISTRSYDDRLQTLQHVREAGISVCSGGIIGLGEAEEDRVGLLHTLATLPTHPESVPINALIAVKGTPLQDQKPVEIWEMIRMIASARIVMPKAMVRLSAGRVRFSMPEQALCFLAGANSIFAGEKLLTTANNDFDADQAMFKILGLIPKAPNFGDEEATVAAPMERCEQAASM, from the exons ATGATGTTGCTGCTCGCGCGCAGCCTCCGCTCCCGCGTCCGGCCCCCCCTCGCCTCCGCCGTTAGCGCCGCGCCCTTCTCATCGGTATcggcggccgcggcggaggcggagcgggCGGTGCGGGACGGGCCCAGGAACGACTGGACCCGCCCCGAGATCCAGGCCATCTACGACTCCCCgctcctcgacctcctcttccACGGG GCTCAGGTCCATAGGAATGTCCATAAATTTAGAGAAGTGCAGCAATGCACACTTCTTTCAATAAAAACTGGTGGGTGCAGTGAAGATTGTTCATACTGCCCACAGTCTTCAAGATACAGCACTGGATTGAAGGCCGAAAAATTAATGAAGAAAGATGCCGTCCTAGAAGCAGCAAAAAAG GCAAAGGAGGCTGGGAGCACCCGATTTTGCATGGGAGCCGCATGGAGAGAGACAATTGGCAGGAAAACAAATTTCAACCAGATTCTTGAATATGTCAAGGACATAAG AGGTATGGGCATGGAGGTCTGTTGCACCCTGGGCATGCTAGAGAAACAACAAGCTGAAGAACTCAAGAAGGCTGGACTTACAGCTTATAATCATAACCTAGATACATCAAGAGAATATTACCCCAACATTATTTCTACAAGATCGTACGATGATAGATTACAGACTCTTCAGCATGTCCGTGAAGCTGGAATAAGCGTCTGCTCAG GTGGAATTATTGGTCTTGGAGAGGCGGAGGAAGACCGTGTAGGGCTGTTGCATACACTGGCCACTTTGCCGACACACCCAGAGAGCGTTCCTATCAATGCATTGATTGCTGTCAAAGGCACGCCTCTTCAGGATCAGAAG CCTGTAGAGATATGGGAAATGATCCGCATGATTGCCAGCGCACGGATTGTGATGCCAAAGGCAATGGTGAGACTTTCGGCAGGGAGAGTACGGTTCTCCATGCCAGAACAAGCTCTCTGCTTTCTCGCTGGGGCCAACTCGATCTTCGCCGGTGAAAAGCTCCTGACAACTGCGAACAATGACTTTGATGCGGACCAGGCAATGTTCAAGATCCTTGGCCTGATTCCCAAGGCTCCAAACTTCGGCGATGAAGAGGCCACGGTAGCAGCACCCATGGAGAGATGTGAGCAAGCCGCTTCGATGTAA